A stretch of Acidobacteriota bacterium DNA encodes these proteins:
- a CDS encoding class I SAM-dependent methyltransferase yields the protein MMRKSLVLVAALVAVVLTQVVPAAQTRPALRDPDVIFVPTPQSVVDAMLKLAKVGKNDVVYDLGCGDGRIVITAAKQFGARGVGIDIDPAKIKDSNANAVTAGVTDRVKFINADLFADSTNLSEATVVTLYLLPSLNVRLIPKLMKELKPGTRIVSNSFDMGEWQAEQTIEVDGRTIYFWTIPKS from the coding sequence ATGATGCGCAAGAGCCTCGTACTCGTCGCGGCGTTGGTGGCTGTTGTTCTGACGCAGGTGGTTCCTGCCGCGCAGACACGGCCTGCCCTGCGTGATCCGGATGTCATCTTTGTGCCCACGCCGCAGTCGGTGGTGGACGCGATGTTAAAGCTGGCGAAAGTCGGCAAGAACGACGTGGTGTACGACCTCGGGTGCGGCGACGGCCGCATCGTCATCACCGCCGCGAAACAGTTCGGCGCGCGTGGCGTGGGCATCGATATCGACCCAGCGAAAATCAAGGACTCGAACGCCAACGCGGTCACCGCGGGCGTAACCGACCGGGTGAAGTTCATCAACGCGGATCTGTTCGCCGACAGCACCAATCTGAGCGAGGCCACGGTGGTCACGCTCTACCTGTTGCCTTCGCTGAACGTGAGGCTGATTCCGAAACTCATGAAGGAGCTCAAACCCGGCACGCGCATCGTGTCCAACAGCTTCGACATGGGTGAGTGGCAGGCCGAGCAGACGATCGAAGTGGATGGACGCACGATCTACTTCTGGACGATCCCGAAGTCCTAG
- a CDS encoding xanthine dehydrogenase family protein molybdopterin-binding subunit — MSPTMTLDRRDFLRVTALAGGGFMIATYFEPLEIFAQGRGNAAPLDPNAFVSIDANGIVTITAKNPEIGQGVKMMLPMLIAEELDADWKDVRIVQGDLNPAKYGNQSAGGSTATPNNWIPMRQMGGAARHMLIAAAAEQWGVPATEITTTPGRLVHASSNRSAGYGQFAAAAARMTPPALASVVLKDPKAYRFIGKPMPGVDNHKIVTGQPLFGSDVKLPGMLHGVYQRCPVIGGKAISANLDAIKALPGIRHAFIIPDSVGGGSMSGVAIVADSWWYAENARKQLKVVWDEGKTAADSTAGFATKAAAMAPMAPQSTTRADGDVDAALAGAAKTVEAAYSYPFLAHAPMEPPNATAVFANGKLEMWAGTQQPGGVVNTIAAALAITPADITVHLPRMGGSFGRRLYNDYVIETAVIAKTIGVPVQIRWSREDEMKQEVFRPAGYHHLKGGLDASGSLIAWRNHFISFSNEAPPPPAGAPAQQGPAVRPAPSSTLGATEFPARFVPNFATHASMMPLGVTTGAHRAPGACSLSFVMQSFLDELAHEAGKDPVQFRLDLLARTPIALAQQGGGGGGGGRAFSAESMAGVLKLVAEKSGWGKRTLPKGTAMGVAFHFSHQGHFAEVAEVSVDANKRIKVNKVWVAGDIGRHIINPLNAESQVHSAVIDGLSQLMLEITVDGGKVVQSNFDTYPVLRMRQAPPVIETHWLISENNPTGLGEPALPPIIPAVTNAIFSATGTRVRSLPLTKHGFSWR, encoded by the coding sequence ATGAGCCCGACGATGACGCTTGACCGCCGAGATTTCCTGCGCGTCACGGCACTGGCCGGTGGCGGCTTCATGATCGCCACGTACTTCGAACCGCTGGAGATCTTTGCGCAGGGCCGCGGCAACGCGGCGCCGCTCGATCCCAACGCGTTTGTGTCGATCGACGCCAATGGCATCGTCACCATCACGGCCAAGAACCCCGAGATCGGGCAGGGCGTGAAGATGATGTTGCCGATGCTCATCGCCGAAGAGCTGGATGCGGACTGGAAGGACGTCCGTATCGTGCAGGGCGACCTCAACCCTGCGAAGTATGGCAATCAGTCAGCGGGCGGCAGCACGGCCACGCCGAACAACTGGATCCCCATGCGCCAGATGGGCGGCGCCGCGCGCCACATGCTGATTGCGGCCGCGGCCGAGCAGTGGGGTGTGCCGGCGACTGAGATCACCACAACCCCCGGCCGTCTTGTGCACGCGTCGTCGAACCGGTCTGCGGGCTACGGCCAGTTCGCCGCGGCTGCGGCGCGGATGACGCCGCCGGCGCTCGCGTCGGTGGTGCTCAAGGATCCCAAGGCCTACCGGTTCATCGGCAAGCCGATGCCCGGTGTGGACAACCACAAGATCGTGACAGGCCAGCCGTTGTTTGGCAGCGACGTCAAACTGCCAGGCATGTTGCACGGCGTGTATCAGCGGTGCCCTGTGATCGGCGGCAAGGCGATCAGCGCAAACCTTGATGCCATCAAAGCCCTGCCCGGCATCCGTCACGCCTTCATCATTCCGGACAGCGTGGGCGGCGGTTCGATGAGCGGCGTTGCCATCGTGGCCGACAGTTGGTGGTACGCCGAAAACGCGCGGAAGCAGCTGAAGGTGGTGTGGGACGAGGGGAAGACGGCCGCTGACAGCACCGCCGGCTTCGCCACGAAGGCTGCGGCCATGGCGCCGATGGCGCCACAGAGCACCACGCGCGCAGACGGCGACGTTGACGCCGCGCTCGCAGGCGCAGCCAAGACCGTAGAGGCCGCGTATTCGTATCCGTTCCTCGCGCACGCGCCGATGGAGCCGCCAAATGCCACGGCGGTCTTCGCCAATGGCAAGCTCGAGATGTGGGCAGGCACGCAGCAGCCCGGTGGCGTGGTCAACACGATCGCCGCGGCGCTCGCAATTACGCCGGCCGACATCACCGTGCATCTGCCGCGCATGGGCGGCAGTTTCGGACGACGTCTCTACAACGACTACGTGATCGAAACCGCGGTTATCGCCAAGACCATTGGCGTACCGGTGCAGATCCGCTGGTCGCGCGAAGACGAAATGAAGCAGGAAGTGTTCCGGCCCGCGGGTTATCACCACTTGAAGGGCGGCCTGGACGCGTCGGGCTCACTCATCGCCTGGCGCAACCACTTCATCTCGTTCAGCAACGAGGCGCCGCCTCCGCCTGCAGGCGCGCCGGCTCAGCAGGGGCCGGCCGTGCGTCCGGCACCGTCGTCCACACTGGGCGCCACGGAGTTCCCCGCGCGGTTTGTCCCGAACTTCGCGACTCATGCGTCGATGATGCCGCTGGGTGTGACGACTGGGGCACACCGAGCGCCGGGCGCGTGTTCACTTTCGTTTGTCATGCAGTCGTTCCTGGACGAGTTGGCACATGAGGCCGGCAAAGACCCGGTGCAGTTCCGGCTCGACCTGCTGGCCCGTACCCCCATCGCACTTGCCCAGCAGGGCGGCGGCGGTGGCGGAGGCGGTCGCGCCTTCAGCGCAGAGAGCATGGCCGGTGTGCTCAAACTGGTGGCTGAGAAGTCAGGCTGGGGCAAACGGACGTTGCCGAAGGGCACCGCGATGGGTGTGGCGTTCCACTTCAGTCACCAGGGCCACTTTGCCGAAGTGGCCGAGGTCAGCGTGGACGCAAACAAGCGGATCAAGGTCAACAAGGTCTGGGTGGCTGGTGATATTGGCCGTCACATCATCAATCCGCTCAATGCCGAGAGTCAGGTGCACAGCGCGGTCATCGACGGTCTGAGCCAGCTCATGCTGGAGATCACGGTGGATGGCGGCAAGGTTGTGCAGAGCAACTTCGACACCTATCCGGTTCTCCGGATGCGGCAGGCGCCGCCGGTGATCGAAACGCACTGGCTGATCTCCGAGAACAACCCGACGGGACTGGGTGAACCAGCGCTGCCGCCAATCATCCCGGCGGTCACCAACGCGATCTTCAGTGCCACGGGCACGCGCGTGCGTTCCTTGCCGCTGACCAAACACGGATTCAGCTGGAGGTAA
- a CDS encoding NUDIX domain-containing protein — protein sequence MRHRESAGLLLYRRGLATSVRLEVLLAHPGGPYWAERHEGAWTIPKGGVDRGETALEAAIREFREETGFDSSAPYLTLGSVVQRSGKTVHAWAFEGDCDPAVASSNLTSTEWPPRSGRLIEIPEIDRVSFFTIDDARRAINARQMTLLDRLLEKLGT from the coding sequence ATGCGCCATCGCGAAAGCGCCGGCTTGCTGCTCTATCGTCGAGGCCTGGCGACGTCTGTCCGCCTCGAAGTGCTGCTGGCGCATCCTGGTGGGCCGTACTGGGCCGAGAGGCACGAGGGCGCCTGGACGATTCCCAAAGGGGGCGTAGATCGCGGGGAAACGGCACTCGAGGCTGCCATTCGCGAGTTCCGCGAAGAAACAGGGTTCGACTCCAGTGCGCCGTATCTCACCCTGGGCAGCGTGGTTCAGCGCAGCGGAAAAACCGTACACGCATGGGCGTTCGAGGGCGATTGCGATCCGGCAGTGGCTTCCAGCAACCTGACGTCCACCGAATGGCCGCCGCGCTCGGGGCGCCTGATCGAAATACCCGAGATCGACCGCGTCTCGTTCTTTACGATCGACGACGCACGCCGCGCCATCAACGCACGGCAAATGACGCTGCTCGACAGACTCCTGGAGAAATTGGGAACTTAG
- a CDS encoding (2Fe-2S)-binding protein, whose product MPTTFTLNGKSTTVDAPTDMPLLWVLRDVLNLSGAKYGCGTGQCGACTVHLRGRAVRSCQTPLANVAGAAVVTIEGLSPDGSHPLQKAWEKLDVPECGYCQTGQIMAAAALLATRPKPTDAEIDAAMNTNLCRCGTYIRIRQGIHEAVRTQGAAEAAPIMKDAK is encoded by the coding sequence ATGCCGACCACCTTCACCCTTAACGGGAAATCGACCACCGTGGATGCCCCCACCGACATGCCATTGCTGTGGGTCCTGCGGGATGTCCTGAACCTCAGCGGCGCGAAGTATGGCTGTGGCACCGGCCAGTGCGGCGCCTGCACCGTGCACCTGCGCGGTCGCGCGGTGCGCTCCTGCCAGACGCCGTTGGCCAATGTCGCCGGCGCGGCGGTCGTCACTATTGAAGGCCTCTCACCGGACGGCTCACATCCGCTTCAGAAGGCGTGGGAGAAACTCGACGTCCCGGAATGCGGCTATTGCCAGACCGGCCAGATCATGGCCGCTGCCGCGCTCCTGGCCACACGACCAAAACCGACCGACGCCGAAATCGACGCGGCCATGAACACCAATCTCTGCCGGTGCGGCACATACATTCGCATCCGCCAGGGCATCCACGAAGCTGTTCGCACCCAAGGCGCCGCGGAAGCGGCGCCGATCATGAAGGACGCCAAATGA
- a CDS encoding amino acid transporter, which produces MVAPPAQPASGLRHWFTKELTESQGQPRLPHAAPWWQVMCLTGVDYFSTLGYQPSIAFLAAGALAPIATLVLVLLTLFGALPVYHRIAALSPHGQGSLSVLEERLPRWKGKGAVLVLLGFAATSFIITMTLSAADASAHIIENPFVPDWANHQVGVTLLLLIALGAVFLRGFKEAIWLAVLLVVAYLTVNVIVIGYELWQVVQHPEVITNWRQTLFAQHGNPLMMVLLAVVLFPKLALGLSGFETGVAVMPLVAGTGDTDEEILASRVRNTRKLLTSAAVIMSILLTGSSLVTTLRVPAEAMSAGGEASGRALAFLAHRDLGDVFGTIYDVATIGTLWFAGASAMAGLLNLVPQYLPRYGMAPDWARATRPLVLIITFMALVVTMVFKADVTAQGGAYATGVLMLMTSAAVAVAIALPHRRARYVPIAVVFVYTTIVNIIERPEGLQIATWFIVTIIGASLVSRVARSTELRIEGIEYDALAEELVTEAARRQSLRIIANRPDTGNHDEYARKLDEALSSHHLPSDALILFLEVRPGDTSDFSNRLKVSGADVGGFYVLRCTSPAIPNAIAGLLLNLRDRTGTIPHAYFGWTEGNPFTYLLRFLAFGEGDTAPVCREVLRQAEHDPALRPRIHVG; this is translated from the coding sequence TTGGTGGCACCGCCTGCGCAACCGGCCAGCGGCCTTCGGCACTGGTTTACCAAGGAACTGACCGAGAGCCAGGGACAACCACGCCTCCCGCATGCGGCGCCGTGGTGGCAGGTCATGTGCCTGACCGGGGTCGATTATTTTTCGACGCTCGGCTACCAACCGTCAATTGCGTTCCTGGCCGCCGGCGCTCTGGCGCCGATCGCCACGCTCGTGCTTGTGCTGCTCACGCTTTTTGGCGCGCTGCCTGTGTATCACCGCATTGCGGCGCTGAGCCCGCACGGTCAGGGCAGCCTCTCGGTACTGGAAGAACGCCTGCCGCGCTGGAAGGGCAAAGGGGCGGTGCTCGTCCTCCTTGGATTTGCCGCCACCAGTTTCATCATCACGATGACGCTGTCAGCCGCCGACGCCTCGGCGCACATCATCGAGAACCCGTTTGTGCCCGACTGGGCCAACCACCAGGTGGGCGTGACGCTCCTGCTGCTCATCGCGCTGGGTGCCGTCTTCCTGCGCGGGTTCAAAGAGGCCATCTGGCTTGCGGTGCTGCTGGTGGTGGCTTATCTCACCGTCAACGTCATCGTGATCGGATACGAACTGTGGCAGGTGGTCCAGCATCCGGAGGTCATCACCAATTGGCGGCAGACGCTGTTCGCGCAGCATGGCAATCCGCTCATGATGGTCCTGCTGGCGGTGGTGCTGTTTCCGAAGCTGGCGCTCGGCCTGTCGGGTTTCGAGACCGGCGTGGCTGTGATGCCGCTCGTGGCCGGCACCGGCGACACTGACGAAGAGATCCTCGCCTCGCGCGTGCGCAACACGCGCAAGCTCCTGACCTCGGCCGCAGTCATCATGAGCATCCTGCTCACCGGCAGTTCCCTCGTCACCACACTGCGGGTGCCGGCCGAAGCCATGAGCGCGGGCGGCGAAGCCAGCGGGCGGGCCCTCGCGTTTCTGGCGCATCGGGACCTGGGCGATGTGTTCGGCACCATCTACGACGTGGCCACGATCGGCACCCTGTGGTTCGCCGGCGCGTCGGCCATGGCCGGCCTGCTCAATCTCGTGCCGCAATACCTGCCGCGTTACGGCATGGCGCCCGACTGGGCGCGCGCCACGCGCCCGCTGGTGCTCATCATCACCTTCATGGCACTGGTGGTGACCATGGTGTTTAAGGCGGACGTCACGGCACAGGGTGGCGCGTATGCCACCGGTGTTCTGATGTTGATGACATCGGCGGCAGTGGCCGTGGCCATTGCGCTCCCCCACCGTCGCGCGCGGTATGTGCCCATCGCGGTCGTTTTTGTCTATACAACGATCGTCAACATCATTGAGCGGCCCGAGGGCCTCCAGATCGCCACCTGGTTCATCGTCACCATCATTGGCGCGTCGCTGGTGTCGAGGGTGGCGCGGTCGACGGAACTGCGGATCGAAGGCATTGAGTACGACGCGTTGGCCGAGGAACTGGTGACTGAAGCCGCGCGGCGCCAGTCGCTGCGCATCATCGCCAACCGTCCCGATACCGGGAACCATGACGAGTACGCGCGCAAGTTGGACGAAGCCTTGAGTTCGCACCACTTGCCGTCGGATGCGCTGATTCTGTTTCTGGAGGTGCGGCCGGGCGACACGTCGGACTTCTCAAATCGGCTGAAAGTCTCTGGAGCGGACGTCGGCGGGTTTTACGTCCTGCGCTGTACCAGCCCGGCGATCCCCAATGCCATCGCCGGTCTGCTGCTCAACTTGCGCGATCGCACGGGCACAATCCCGCATGCCTACTTTGGCTGGACGGAAGGCAATCCGTTCACGTACCTGCTGAGGTTCCTGGCGTTCGGCGAAGGCGACACCGCGCCCGTGTGTCGTGAAGTGCTGCGCCAGGCCGAACACGACCCCGCACTACGGCCCCGGATTCACGTCGGCTAA